The segment TATCAATAGCAACATCAAATGAAAGGTCGTTTTACTACAGATTGAGTTTAGAAGAAAATCTAAACTTCTTTGGAATGTTAAATAACCTAACAGGAAAAGAATTAAAAAAGAAAGTGGAAAAAGGATTAAAAGAGATGGGATTATACGAAAACAGAAAGATTAAATATATGGAAGCATCAACAGGAATGAAAAGGAGATTAAATTTAGCAAGGGCATTAATAAAAGAAGCGGAAATATATTTATTAGATGAACCGACAAATGGGGTGGATATAGAAACGAAAATGAAGATATATGAAATAATGGAAGAATTATCCAAAAATGGAAAAACGATAATATTAGCCAGTCATGATGTCAGTGAAATAGAAAAAACAGATAGAATAGTGGTATTAAAAAAAGGGGAAATAACAACAGATAGAAAAACAGAAGAATTACTGGAAAAAACAACAAGAAAGAATGAAGAGCGGTTACTGGAATTAATAAAATGAACTTTTGAGACCATATGGTATCCTGTAAAATTTTTCATAATTTCTCTTTTTAGAGTAATTCAACCATTAACATAAATTTGTAGTAAAATTCTCTTTTCGTAAATCTAATAAAATTACTCCTTTATTATCTAAACTGATATATTTTTATTATTAAATTTTAGTTTATAGAAAGCTTTATATTATCAATTTCTTCGATGTTAATGTTTTTATATAATAAATATTTTGAATTTTTTTACTAATCTAATACAAATAAGGGACCTGCAAAACAGGTCCCTTGTTATTTTTATATTATTTTTTATGATGCAGCGCTTTCTTCTGATTGTGATTCTTCTGTTGGATATGTTGGTAATTCGAATACGGATATTTCTGATTCTAAATAATGTTTTAATCCTGTTCCAGCTGGTATTGGCTGCCCAACAATAACGTTTTCTTTTAAACCTAACAAGAAATCTTCTTTACCTTCTAATGAGGCTTCGGTTAATACTTGAACGGTTTGTTGGAATGAAGCTGCACCTAACCAACCTTCTCTTTCAAGTGATGATTTAGTAATTCTTAATAATTTTCTTTCAAATCTCGCAGGTTCTTTTGGATTAATTAAATATAATTTCTTTTCTCCCGCTAATCTTAATTCACCATCTTCAGTTTCTAATAATTGTGGTTCATTTTTAAATACTTCTATTTCTTTTAATCCTGCATTTATTAATTTATTTAATAGTTCTTCTGTTACTTCATCACCAATTTCACCTAACAACTCTTTACCTTCATCAGTTTTTATCGTTATTTTTTCAGCTAATTTTTTACCAATTATATCTTCTCTATTTTGTTCAATCATTTTATTTTCTTCATATATCTTCTTATTAGCCTTTTCTACTGATTTTAAACTTACTAAATCTTTTGGCATAAATTCTGTATCTCCAGCATATGTTATTTCAACCTTATTAAACATTTGTTTAATAATTATTTCGAAATGTTTATCATGAATTTCAACACCTTGTTCAGCATAAATTTTCTTAATTTCTTTTAATAAATAATCAAAAGTTACTTCAGCTCCTAATTCCTCTAATAATCTTCTAGGTTTAATATTTCCGGAAGTTAACCTGTATCCAGGTATAACTTTATCTCCTTCAGATACTGTTGGTTTAACTTTTGGATCTGCTGTATAAGTATGTAATTCTCCTTTTAAATCTTCAACTATAATTATTAATCTTCCCTTTTCGTCTCTGTCTATTTTTCTAACAATACCTTTTACTGTTGAAAATTCAGCTTCAGGACCTTTTAAATTCTTTCTAGCTTCAAATAATTCTTCTGCTCTAGGAAGACCTTGGGTAATATCACCAGTTGTTGCAATACCACCAGTATGGAATGTTCTCATTGTTAGCTGTGTACCTGGTTCCCCAATTGATTGTGCAGCAATTATACCTACAGATTCTCCTATATTTACAACTTTATGACTTGATAAATCCATTCCATAACATTTTGCACAAACTCCATGTTCTGATTCACAAGTTAATATTGATCTAACATATATAGATGGTCTAACTTCTATTTCAGTAATATTATATCTTTCTAATTTTCTTGCTGTATCAGCATCTATTTTTTCTTGATAATTTACTAATGTAATTAATTTTCCATTTTCATCTTCTACCTTTAAATTATCTCCTACAAAAACAAAGTTAACTGCTTTATATTCTTTTATATCTACTGTCTTTATATTATGTTGTTTTAATGATATTAATACATCTTTATCTATTTCTGTACCTTTTGAGAATAATAATTCTCCATCAACATAAACATCTTTATTTAATACATTATATATGTATAAATTAATATCATCAATATCTATACTTTTAATTTCTACTACTGGTATTTTTGTCATATAATTTGCTAAAAATGCAGAATCTTCCTCATCTAACATAACATCTTTAATATATTTTTTACCAGTTTCCGGATGTATAATTATTTCTTCAGTTTTTGGATCTAATACATCCTTTGCTAATACTCTACCAAATAAATAATCTTCAAGATTCTCTATTTTCAAACCGTCTGCAATTAATTCTCTAGCTTCAATACCTTTTTCTGTTCCACAATCTGGTTCTGTTACTGTAATAGATTGAGCAACATCTACCAATCTTCTTGTTAAATAACCTGCTGTAGAAGTTCTTAGAGCTGTATCTGCAGAACCTTTTCTAGCACCATGTGTAGAAATAAAGAATTCTAATTCTGATAAACCATTTCTAAAGTTAGATTTAATAGGTAACTCAATAACTTTACCAGATGGATCAGCCATAAGACCTCTCATACCAGCAAGTTGCTTTAATTGGTCAATATTACCTCTAGCTCCAGAATCAACCATCATCCAAACTGGATTAAATGGATATTTTCTAAATTCTTTACTTGTAACTTCTGTAACTGCATCTATTGTTTTTTCCCATATTTTAACTACTTCTTTATATCTTTCATCATCTGTTAAATAACCTTCCTCATAATATTTTTCTATTTCCATTACTTTTTCTTCTGAAGCCTTTATAATCTCTAATCTTTCTTTAGGTTCAACAATATCTCTTACAGATATAGTTAATCCAGAAATTGTAGCATAGTGGAATCCTAGATGTTTTATATCATCTAATAAATCCGCTGTTCTATCTATTCCATGATATTTAAATGTATCAAATATTAAGTTTTTAATTTCTTTCTTTTTATATATTTTATTAAAGTCAGGATTAAATCTTCCAATTGGATCAGGTATTATTTCCTTAAATATTAATCTACCAACTGTTGTTTTAATCAATTTATTATCTAAATATAATCCTATAGGTTCATGTAAATTTAATACTGGTTTTGACCACTTTAATTCTCCATCTTCAACTATAACTTCATGTTTTACTATTTTTTCATATTCATGAATATAAAATGCTTGAAACTCATCAGAAAAAACATATTTTATTTTATCATTTTTTTCTAATAAATCCTTTGGAGAAGATGGTAATTCTTTTGAATTAAAATACTCTTGATCAACTGTAGTTAAATAATATACACCTGCTATCATATCTTTACCTGGCATGGATATAGGTTTTCCATTTGCAGGCGATATAATATTATATCTTGATAACATTAAGAATTTTGCTTCAGCTTGAGCTATATTTGATAATGGAACATGAACAGCCATTTGGTCACCATCAAAATCAGCGTTAAATGGTGGACATACCAATGGATGTAATTGAATAGAGTGCCCTTCAATTAATCTTGGAATAAATGCTTGAATAGAAATTCTATGTAATGTAGGAGCCCTATTTAATAATACAGGATGTCCTTTAATAACTTCTTCAAGCATTTCCCAAGCTTCTGGCATTTCTTTCTCAATAATTGTTTTCTTTAATTTTCTTGCATTTTTACTTGACGCATTAGAATCTTTTAATAGTTTATTTAGAACAAAAGGTTTAAATAATTCCATAGCCATTTTCTTTGGCAATCCACATTCATGGATTTTTAAATCCGGACCAACTGTAATAACGGCCCTTCCTGAATAGTCAACACGTTTTCCAAGTAGATTCCTTCTAAATCTACCTTTTTTACCTTTAATTAAATCAGTTAATGATCTTAAAGGTCTTCCGCTCCTATCAGTCATTGCTTTTCCAACACGACCATTATATATTAATGAGTCTACTGCTTGTTGCAATATTCTTTTTTCATTTCTAATTATTATTTCAGGAGCCTCTATTTCAAATAATTTTAATAATCTATTATTCCTATTTATTACTCTTCTATATAAATCATTTAAGTCAGTAGCAGCAAATCTACCACCATCAATTTGAATTAAAGGTCTAATATCAGGTGGAACAACTGGTAATGCCTCAATAATCATCCATTCAGGTTTATTTCCAGATTTTATGAAATCTTTTACTACCTTTAATCTCTTTAATAATTTTAATGCTTTAGCACTTTTTTTATCCAGTTTTGCTAATTCAGCTTCTATTTCAATTTTTAAATCATGTAAATCGATTGCTTTTAATAATTTTTTTATTGCTTCTCCACCATAATCAGCTGTAATTTCATCATCATATAATTCCTTATATGCTTCATATTCTTCTTGTAACAATGTGCTTCCTACACCTTTTCCAATTTCTTTCTCAACTTCAGGATCTATATTTGTAATTACTAGTATAGGAGTATCTCTTTCTATATCTCTTTCAATTTCTATAGCAGATGGGTAGAATTGTTCAAAAATTAAATATTCACTTGCTGTTAAAATTTCATCTTCGTATAAGAAAGTATCTGCTAATTGTGTGCCCTCTTCTACTTCATCACCATTTTCAACAAATAAAGTAGCTCCTTCAAATAAAGGCCACTTTTCTTCAACTCCACTTTCATCCTTAATCTTAACCCATATAATTTCATGCTTTGCATTCGAATATTCAGTCTCAATACTTACAACACCACTTCTTTTAGCTGTTGGTTTTTCTTTTACATGAAGAACCTTTACAGCTTGTTCTACTTCAAAATCCATTTTTTCTTTAAAAATTTCATATTCTGTATTGTGAAGCATATCTCCATAATCGAATAAATCAGAATCTTTCGGATCGGTAATCAACCAAATTTTTTCAACAACCCTTTTTGATCCGTAGTAAATTATGTTTTCTAATTCTTTCACTGGTATATTTAATAATATAGACAAAATAGATGGAGATGACTTCAAGAACCAAATATGAACAACAGGAGCTGCTAATTCAATGTGCCCCATTTTTCTTCTTCGTGATTCTTTAGACTCTACTTTAACTCCGCATCTTTCACAGACTGTACCCTCATATTTTTTCCCTTTATACCTTCCACAAGTACATTCATAATCCTTAACAGGCCCAAAGATTTTTTCACAGAACAAACCATCTCTTTCTGGTTTAAATGTTCTGTGATTAATAGTTTCTGGTTTTTTTACTTCTCCACTTGACCATTCTCTTATTCTTTCTGGAGAAGCAATACCAACTTTAATTTTTGCAATTTTTCTTTTGAAAGATGATGTCATTTTACCCATACTTTACCCTCCTTGAGGGGATTTTATAATTTATCTACATCTAATTCATTACCGTCCTCATCAAACAAACGAACATCTAACATTAAACCTTGTAATTCTTTAACTAAAACTTTGAAACTTTCAGGAATACCTGGATCAGGAAGATTTTTACCATTTAATATAGCTTTATATACTTCATTTCTTCCTTTAATGTCATCTGATTTGTATGTCAACATTTCTGTTAATGTATGTGCCGCACCATATGCTTCTAATGCCCATACTTCCATTTCACCAAATCTTTGACCACCGAAATGTGCTTTACCTCCAAGTGGTTGTTGATGAATTAATGAATATGGACCTGTAGAACGAGCATGCATTTTATCCTTAGCAATATGAACCAATCTTAACATATACATATACCCAATTGCTATTGGATAATCAAAAGGTTCTCCAGTTCTACCATCTCTTAAAGTTATTTTACCGCTTTCAACTTCAGCTGAATCTCCTAAATCTAATCCATATTCTTTACGAACTTTATCTAATTCATCCATTCTATTATTTTTTCTTGCTTCATATAATGCTTTCATTATTTCCTTTTCCTTAGCACCATCAAATATAGGAGTAGCAAAATGTCTTCCCGTTAATTTAGCTAACCAACCTAAATGCATTTCTAAAACTTGCCCCAAGTTCATACGTGAAGGAACTCCCAAAGGACTTAGTATCATCTCAATAGGTTTACCGTTAGGTAAAAATGGCATATCTTCTTTTCTTAAAATATTTGATACAACACCCTTATTACCATGTCTTCCGGCAAGTTTATCTCCAACATTCAATGTCTTTTTAGATGCTATATAAACCTTTACATATTGATTAACTCCTGTTTCTAAATCAGGAATATCTTTTCTTGTATAAACTTTAACATCAATTACTCTACCTTCAATACCATGTGGTAATGTTAATGATGTGTCTTTGACATCTTTACCTCTATCTCCAAAAACAGATCTAATTAATTTTTCTTCTGGAGAAGTTTCAGATTCACCTCTAGGAGTAACTTTACCAACTAAAATATCTCCTGATGTAACATAGGCACCAACTCTTACAATACCATGTTCATCAAGATTTCTTAATGATTCTTTTTTTACATTTGGTATGTCCGCTGTTATTTCTTCAGGACCTAATTGTGTATCCATAGCTTTTGTTTCATATACTTCTATATGTAAAGATGTAAATGAGTCTCTTTCTAATAATTCTTCATTAACCAAAATAGCGTCTTCAAAATTATATCCTTCCCAAGGCATGAATGCCACAAGAATATTTTTTCCTAATGCCAATTCTCCCATATCAATAGCAGGACCATCTGCAATTGGAGCATTTTTTTCAACAATCTCATTCATTTCAACTATTGGTCTTTGATTAATAGTTGTATCTTGGTTTGATCTAATAAATTTCCATAATGTATATTTATCTTGAACAGGTTTTCCATATTTATCTAAAATTTCATTTCCTTTTTCATCAATTCTATTAATAATAATTGTTTTTGCGTCAACATATGAAACTCTTCCCTTATGTTTCGCTTTTATAACATATCCTGAATCTCTTGCCGCAAGCCATTCAACTCCTGTACCTACAAAAGGTGCTTCTGTTATCATCAAAGGAACAGCTTGTCTTTGCATGTTTGATCCCATCAAAGCACGGTTAGCGTCATCATGTTCTAAGAATGGAATTAATGACGTAGAAACACTAACAATTTGTTTTGGTGTAACAGCTATAAACTCTACATCTCTCTTATGAACATATGTAACCTTTCCACCATGTCTAATTTCTACATATTCTGATTTTATTTCACCATTTTCATCTACATCAACTGAAGCAGGAGCTATTATTTTTTCTTCTTCCTGATCAGCAGTTAACCAATATACCCCTTTATCATACAATACTTTTCCATCTTTTACTTTATAATATGGAGTTTCTAAGAAACCAAATTCATCAACTCTAGCTAAAATAGCTAAAGATGTAATCAAACCAATATTAGCTCCTTCCGGAGTTTCAATTGGACACATTCTTCCATAATGTGAATGGTGAACATCACGAACTTCGAATTTCGCGTGCTCTCTTTTTAAACCACCAGGTCCAATAGCTGATAATCTTCTTTTATGAGTTAACTCTGATAACGGATTAACTTGATCCATAAATTGGGATAATTGACTAGTTGCAAAAAACTGATTTATTGTTGTCATTATAGCTCTAGAATTTACTAATGTGTTAGGATTTAATTTTTGAATATTTGGAATAATACTTAATTTTTCACTCATAATAGGTAACATTTTCGAGAAAGATCTTTCAAATTCAATTTGCATCAATTCGCCAACAGATCTTACTCTTTTATTACCCAAATGATCCCTTGTATCAAGTAACTCAGGATTTTCTTTCATTTCTAGCAAATGTCTAGAAGCTAATATTAAATCTAATTTTGTTAATATCCTTTCATCTTTATTTGGATATTCTATATCTTCTCCTTTTTCTATTTCTCTTCCTTCTACTTCTTTTAAGTATTTTTTGTATACATCTTCCATTCTATTTACAATCTTTTTTCTACCAATCATTGAGAAATCAAAGGTATTAGGATTAAAATAAAGATTATTTATATAATCCGTTGCAATATTCACCCTTGGAATTTCTCCAGGTCTTAATTTTTTAAATAATTCTTTATATGCATCTTCTGGAGTTAAAATCGAATCTTCTGATTCGTATGTTCTTTTAAACAAGTCTAAAGTATTTTGCGCAACTATATGAGCAACGGTTATTTCAGAAATTCCTAATTCTAATAGCTCATCAACTATTTTTTCTGTTATTCTTAATCCTCTATATGTTTTTGATTCCTTATGCAAATCCGAAGATTCAGGAATTTTAATATCCGATAATATTGTCACATTTTTTTCCAAATATTCTGTAATATTGTAATTCAAATTAATTTTTTTCGGATATAAGTCTAAAATAGCTAAATCACTATCAAACCCTAATGCCCTTAAAAATAAAAAATAATTAAACTTTCTTTTTCTATCTATTCTAATTTGTAAAAAATCTTTTCCAGGATTTGGATTGTAAATAATTTCTAACCATGCACCTTTAACAGGTAAAAAATGAGCAACAAAGTATGGTTTAGTTTGCTTTACACTTTTTTGCTCTTCACTAACAAAATAAACACCTGGAGATCTAACTAATTGATTTACTACAACTCTCTCAGCACCATTAATAATAAAAGTACTTCTATCTGTTATTTTTGGTATATTACCAAAAAATAACGAATCACTGGGTTCAATTATCTCCCCAGTACTGTGATCTGTTATTCTAATTCTTGATTTTAAAGGAACTGTGTAGGATAAACCCTTTTCTTTACATTCCATTTCTTCAAATGTTGGTTCTTCTGTCCATACATCTATAAACTCTAAAGATATTTTGTTTTTCCTTTTCCCTTTTAATTCAACTGTTATTGGCGAGTATTTATCCAATACCTCTTTAACTCCATACTTTACAAACCAATCAAACGAATCCAGTTGAATTTCTAACAAATCATGGAAAAGGGACATATCTTCTTTAACCTTACCAAAAAAATGCCTTTCTCTTTTTCCCACCTTCAAAACTCGGGTGTTCACAAAGAATCACCTCGTCTTCCTAATTTTTTATTAGCAAAACAATACCGCACCAGACTATAGTCTGATGCGGATCAATTATATCATATAAAAGTTTAATTTTCTTTAAGAAATTACTTCAATTCTACTGCTGCGCCAGCTTCTTCTAATTTTTTCTTTAATTCTTCTGCTTCAGCTTTTGAAGCGCCTTCTTTAATTACTGCTTCTGGAGTTCCTGCTTTTTCAACTAAATCCTTAGCTTCTTTTAAACCTAATCCTGTAATTTCTCTAACTACTTTAATTACATTGATTTTTTTATCTCCGAAGCTTTTTAATACTACATTGAATGAATCTTTTTCTTCTTCAGCTGGAGCTGCTGCACCTGCAACTGGAGCTGCTGCTACTGCAACTGGAGCTGCTGCTGATACACCAAATTCTTCTTCTAAAGCTTTTACTAACTCTGCTAATTCTGCTACTGTCATTTCTTTAATTGCTTGAATTAATTCTTCTCTTGTCATTCTAATACACCTCCTGAAAATATTTAAGTTTTATTGTTTTTCTTTTTCTTCTCTTATAGCATTTAATGCGTATAAGAATTTTCTTAACACTCCACCTAATGCACCTACTAAACCAGAAATTGGAGCATTTAAGCCACCAACCAACATAGCAAGCAATTGTTCTTTTGATGGTAATTTTGAAAGTTCTACTGCTTCTTCAGCTGTAAAGATTTTGCCTTCTAATATACCTGCTTTAATAACTGGGAATTCTAACTTATTCTTTTTCTTGAATTCCACTAATACTTTTAATGCTTCAATAGGATCTGCTTCTTTTGTATAAAATAATGCAGTATTTCCTTCAAGATACTTTTCATAATCTTCCAAGTTTAATCCAGCATTTTTAATAGCTGTTTTAATTAAAGCATTTCTTGTAATCTTGAAATAAACCTTATCTTCAAACTTCTTGTACAACTCACTTCTTAAAGCATTTGAATGAGCAACTGACATACCTTTGAAATCTAAAAACATAATAATTGAAGATTCTTTAAAAACACTTTCCAATTCCTTTAACAACTCAGCTTTTTGAGCTCTCGTTAACACCGACTCACACCTCCTCTAACAAAATCTGCGGTCCCGAGGACCGCAGAAGACCTAAAACAAGATATTGTTTTATCTCCAGCGTACCTCGGCAGGCGGGTATACACCACATTAATTATTACCTGCTGTCTTCAGTACATATTTATTTTCTCGGTTATTATAACTAATATTTATTACTTTTCAGTTAAAAATTCAGAAACGTTTAATTTCATTCCAGGACCCATAGTTGGAGCTAAAGCTACTTTTCTAATAAATTTACCTTTTGCTCCTGAAGGTCTTAATTTTTCAATTTGTTGTAAAGCTTCAACGATATTTTCTTTTAATTTTGAGATTTCAAAAGATTTTTTACCTACAGCAACATGTAAGTTACCTGTTTTGTCATTTCTTACCTCAATTTTACCTGCTTTAAATTCTTTAACAGCATCTGCTACATCATTAGTAACTGTTCCTGATTTTGGAGAAGGCATTAATCCTCTAGGACCTAAAACCTTACCTAATCTTCCAATTTCTCTCATCATATCAGGTGTTGCTATAGCTATATCGAAATCTGTCCAACCACCTTGAATTTTTTGAATTAATTCATCTGAACCTGCGTAATCTGCTCCAGCATCTAAAGCTTCTTTAACTTTTTCGCCTTTAGCGAAAACTAAAACTCTTACCGTTTTACCAGTTCCATGTGGTAATGTAATATTACCTCTTACTTGTTGATCATTTTTTCTTGGATCTATTCCTAAAACAAAATGTAATTCAACACTTTCATCAAATTTAGCATTAGCTATTTTTGGTAACAATTCTAATGCTTCATCTAAAGTATAGAATTTCTCTCTATCAATTAATTTTCTTGCTTCTATATATCTTTTACCGTGTTTAGACATTCACATACACCCCCTTAACCTTCTACTACTTCTATGCCCATGTTTCTTGCTGTACCTTTTATAATCTCCATAGCTGCTTCAATTGTTCTAGCATTAAGGTCGGGCATTTTTATTTCTGCAATTTCTTTAACTTGAGACAATGTAATCTTTCCAACAATTTCTCTTCCAGGATTTGTAGCACCTTTTTTAAGTCCAGCTGCTTGTAAAATCAAGAAAGAAGCTGGGGGGGTTTTTAATTCAAATGTAAATGATCTGTCTTCAAAAACCGTAATTTCAACTGGGATAATCATTCCAGCTTTATCAGCTGTTGCAGCATTAAACTTTTTACAGAATTCCATCAAATTAACTCCATGTTGTCCCAATGCAGGACCAACTGGTGGAGCTGGTGTCGCTTTACCTGCTGGCAATTGCAATTTAACAATTCTTGCGATTTTTTTTGCCATATTATTCCCTCCTTTGTGGTATTAGCGGAGTTATCCTCCCACTATATGAAAAAATTAATCTATTTTTTCAATTTCAGTTAAACCTAATTCAACTTCAGTTTCTCTTCCAAACATATTTATTGTAACTTTAACTGTTTGTTTATGCAAATCAATATAAGTTATTTTACCTGTAAAGTATTCAAAAGGACCACTTACAATTCTTACATGTTCACCCAATTCATAATCTGCTCTTATCTTACTTTCTTTTACTTCATAACTTTCTTCACCAGTTAATCTTAGTAACGCTTTAACTTCTTTAGTTTTTAATCGAACAGGAGTACCCCCTATGTTTATAAAATTAATTACATACGGTATATTTTTAACCATTTCTTGGGTCTCTTTATTTAATATCATTTCAATAAACATATAGCCAGGAAATAATCTAGATATCTTCGTTTTTAATATTATTATTTCTTTTCTAGTAGCAAAATCTCTAATTTCAACCTTGCCAGAAGATTTAGCTTTATATTGTTTTTTATTACCTAGTATTTGACCCTTTTCTACATATGTTCCTTTTCTAAAAGCATTAGAGTCAAAATTCTCTCTAAATATAAGATAAACATCTTTTCCTTCATTATGTTGTATAACAACTCTTTTTAATTTTTCTATAGAAATAATAACACCATCTAAATCAGCTTCATATCCAGGTTCTTTTGCTAAAGGAATTCCAACATGTATTGTGGAATTAACCTTTAATCCCCCTATGATTTTAGCACTTTCTGGAATTAAAAAAGTTTTTGTAAACTTTTTATCCTTTGTTTCAACTATTATTTTTCTATAATTTTTAACTTCGACAATTGTTCCTGTATTTTTAACCAAAACTGCAGGTTCTTCAGCTAACAAATCACCTTTTTTAACATTTTCACCATTTTTTATATAAACATGAGCATCTTCAGAAACTACAACTCTTTCTAATTTTTTATTTGTCAAATCTATTTCACTTTCTTCTGGTATTAATATTTTCCCAAACATCTTTTCTTTTTCATATAATCTAGCTTTTTCTTCTATCAATTCTTTTACTTTATATTCCATACCAGAAAAAGTTTGTAAAATATACCATTTTTTTTGCATATTTATTCACCTGCTTTATAAATCATTGACTTGCTCCAGCACCTAATCCACTTTTAATACCTAATAGAGGGTATATAACTTTTGAAAATAAGTTTAATAATCCATAATCAGCGATAAATAAATATAACGAAACAAATATCAATATTGCTAATACAATCAATGTAGAATTTACAGCTTCCTTCCTATTAGGCCATTTTACTTTTTTTCCTTCTTGTATTACAGAACTTAAAAACACCCAAAATTTTGACATTAAAAAAACACCCCCAAAATTTAATCACTACCCCCTATATTAAGGGGGTTGTTTTCGTTTTAGAAAATTTACTATTATATTTTTGATTCAACATGTAATGTATGTTTATTACAATGTGGACAATATTTTTTTAATTCTAACTTGTTTTTAGCTGTTCTTTTTCTTTCTTTGTAATAATTTCTTCTATTACATTCAGAACATTTTAAAGATACTGTTAAAACAGGACTTTTAGCTGCCATTATATTCACCTCACATACATTATAATTAATAAAATGGTGGTGAGGGAAGGATTTGAACCTTCGAAGGCAATCCGCCAGCGGATTTACAGTCCGCCCCCTTTGGCCACTCGGGCACCTCACCACCGATAATTTACTGGAGCCGACGAAGGGACTTGAACCCCCAACCTGCTGATTACAAGTCAGCCGCTCTGCCAATTGAGCTACGTCGGCAACTCATCCGGG is part of the Marinitoga sp. 38H-ov genome and harbors:
- a CDS encoding DNA-directed RNA polymerase subunit beta produces the protein MNTRVLKVGKRERHFFGKVKEDMSLFHDLLEIQLDSFDWFVKYGVKEVLDKYSPITVELKGKRKNKISLEFIDVWTEEPTFEEMECKEKGLSYTVPLKSRIRITDHSTGEIIEPSDSLFFGNIPKITDRSTFIINGAERVVVNQLVRSPGVYFVSEEQKSVKQTKPYFVAHFLPVKGAWLEIIYNPNPGKDFLQIRIDRKRKFNYFLFLRALGFDSDLAILDLYPKKINLNYNITEYLEKNVTILSDIKIPESSDLHKESKTYRGLRITEKIVDELLELGISEITVAHIVAQNTLDLFKRTYESEDSILTPEDAYKELFKKLRPGEIPRVNIATDYINNLYFNPNTFDFSMIGRKKIVNRMEDVYKKYLKEVEGREIEKGEDIEYPNKDERILTKLDLILASRHLLEMKENPELLDTRDHLGNKRVRSVGELMQIEFERSFSKMLPIMSEKLSIIPNIQKLNPNTLVNSRAIMTTINQFFATSQLSQFMDQVNPLSELTHKRRLSAIGPGGLKREHAKFEVRDVHHSHYGRMCPIETPEGANIGLITSLAILARVDEFGFLETPYYKVKDGKVLYDKGVYWLTADQEEEKIIAPASVDVDENGEIKSEYVEIRHGGKVTYVHKRDVEFIAVTPKQIVSVSTSLIPFLEHDDANRALMGSNMQRQAVPLMITEAPFVGTGVEWLAARDSGYVIKAKHKGRVSYVDAKTIIINRIDEKGNEILDKYGKPVQDKYTLWKFIRSNQDTTINQRPIVEMNEIVEKNAPIADGPAIDMGELALGKNILVAFMPWEGYNFEDAILVNEELLERDSFTSLHIEVYETKAMDTQLGPEEITADIPNVKKESLRNLDEHGIVRVGAYVTSGDILVGKVTPRGESETSPEEKLIRSVFGDRGKDVKDTSLTLPHGIEGRVIDVKVYTRKDIPDLETGVNQYVKVYIASKKTLNVGDKLAGRHGNKGVVSNILRKEDMPFLPNGKPIEMILSPLGVPSRMNLGQVLEMHLGWLAKLTGRHFATPIFDGAKEKEIMKALYEARKNNRMDELDKVRKEYGLDLGDSAEVESGKITLRDGRTGEPFDYPIAIGYMYMLRLVHIAKDKMHARSTGPYSLIHQQPLGGKAHFGGQRFGEMEVWALEAYGAAHTLTEMLTYKSDDIKGRNEVYKAILNGKNLPDPGIPESFKVLVKELQGLMLDVRLFDEDGNELDVDKL
- the rplL gene encoding 50S ribosomal protein L7/L12, translated to MTREELIQAIKEMTVAELAELVKALEEEFGVSAAAPVAVAAAPVAGAAAPAEEEKDSFNVVLKSFGDKKINVIKVVREITGLGLKEAKDLVEKAGTPEAVIKEGASKAEAEELKKKLEEAGAAVELK
- the rplJ gene encoding 50S ribosomal protein L10, which produces MLTRAQKAELLKELESVFKESSIIMFLDFKGMSVAHSNALRSELYKKFEDKVYFKITRNALIKTAIKNAGLNLEDYEKYLEGNTALFYTKEADPIEALKVLVEFKKKNKLEFPVIKAGILEGKIFTAEEAVELSKLPSKEQLLAMLVGGLNAPISGLVGALGGVLRKFLYALNAIREEKEKQ
- the rplA gene encoding 50S ribosomal protein L1 is translated as MSKHGKRYIEARKLIDREKFYTLDEALELLPKIANAKFDESVELHFVLGIDPRKNDQQVRGNITLPHGTGKTVRVLVFAKGEKVKEALDAGADYAGSDELIQKIQGGWTDFDIAIATPDMMREIGRLGKVLGPRGLMPSPKSGTVTNDVADAVKEFKAGKIEVRNDKTGNLHVAVGKKSFEISKLKENIVEALQQIEKLRPSGAKGKFIRKVALAPTMGPGMKLNVSEFLTEK
- the rplK gene encoding 50S ribosomal protein L11; translation: MAKKIARIVKLQLPAGKATPAPPVGPALGQHGVNLMEFCKKFNAATADKAGMIIPVEITVFEDRSFTFELKTPPASFLILQAAGLKKGATNPGREIVGKITLSQVKEIAEIKMPDLNARTIEAAMEIIKGTARNMGIEVVEG
- a CDS encoding transcription termination/antitermination NusG family protein, whose product is MQKKWYILQTFSGMEYKVKELIEEKARLYEKEKMFGKILIPEESEIDLTNKKLERVVVSEDAHVYIKNGENVKKGDLLAEEPAVLVKNTGTIVEVKNYRKIIVETKDKKFTKTFLIPESAKIIGGLKVNSTIHVGIPLAKEPGYEADLDGVIISIEKLKRVVIQHNEGKDVYLIFRENFDSNAFRKGTYVEKGQILGNKKQYKAKSSGKVEIRDFATRKEIIILKTKISRLFPGYMFIEMILNKETQEMVKNIPYVINFINIGGTPVRLKTKEVKALLRLTGEESYEVKESKIRADYELGEHVRIVSGPFEYFTGKITYIDLHKQTVKVTINMFGRETEVELGLTEIEKID
- the secE gene encoding preprotein translocase subunit SecE — protein: MSKFWVFLSSVIQEGKKVKWPNRKEAVNSTLIVLAILIFVSLYLFIADYGLLNLFSKVIYPLLGIKSGLGAGASQ